TTTGGGTTGGATTTTAAGTGAAGAGTTACTTTTATCACACAGTTTGAGTGGTTAAACAAAGTCTGGTTTCCAGCTGAGGGGGTGGTTCCCTGTGAGGACCTGGCAGAGCCAATGAGTTTGAACTAGCCACACTAGCCAACTGCCTAGTTTGAGGAGCCAATCAGCTGGCTAGATTTGAAGATTGACATCTGGTTAACTGTCGGGTccggctgtctgtctgtctctgccccgacacgggtagggcggttcttgggtggcacgcgtttcaaaggacgagtctggactcttcagcttttcggtcttctgattgtttattgtttcttatctacaaaattttctgtctgcccaacagaggtctgatctgcaagcagtcacaggcactctctgaccacccacggggcggtcatgtctttttatactaaaatctacgtacgtgacatttacctttattttccaatacttttcacccatgttggcaagtgcaccttcaccataaaccaatccccaagtgccaacatcaccacaggagatggaggacaagaagaagaaagaagaaggacgagacatgccctgatccctccatcttgtctccataacccccctgtaccaaaaaccttaaagtctatatttcaccctctaaatgtgttccttttacacccttcactctaaagtgattctcatgtcctcaaactgctgttacttctgtggatggatcaaaatcaagccaccaaacactcttggcaacattccagggtttccgagacccccaagggttctcctggcatctctggacatcaggaacgatgtgctgagatcccacagtTAACCAATCAGCAGGCTAGTTTGGAAGAGTGACACCAGTTTAAACCACTTAGCAGAGCTGAATACGCCTctatgaaaatgcatttaagtATGGGTTGGGGCATGAGGACTCTTGGCTTATGGCCTCTGAAGAGGTCACTGGttgggccaggctgggctcatGTGGCTGGGTTaggccaggcctggctgggctgggctcacacAGCTGGCTCAGGCCTGGCTGGACTGGGCTCTCATCTGtggtggtgctcacaggggtcccaggatgagggaagagatgagaatcttgactccatgtttcacaaggctgatttattattttattatatatattatattaaaagaaaattatacacTAAAACTATAccaaaaaaaatagaagaaaggatttcatcagaagccttaaaggaatagaaagaaatgataataaaatcttgtgactgaccagagagtctgagccagctgactgtgattggcgattaattaaaaacaaccacatgagaccaatcccagatgcacctgttgctttctacagcagcagataaccattggttacattttgttcctgaggcctctcagcttctcaggaggaaaatcctggcaaagggatttttcagaaaatatcatggttACACTCAtggccaggcctggctgggctggctcatGGCCAGGCCTGgctcactgctgggctgggattttccTGGCCACCACCAGGCCATGCTGCCAGGACTGTCCCTGCACATGAACCTACCAATTCTCTCCTgagtcaggaaaaggaaaagggtgaaGACACATAGAGAAAACAACATGGACACTGAGGGCAGTAAAGAAGGAGTCAAATTCTAGATGGGAGGGTATTGAGGAGATGCCTTAGACTTGGGCTAAAATTCTTTTGTGAGGCTATGGTAAAGATCCATTTTTGATCTATCagactttgttttttccttgtagCTCATGAAGTGCATGGGAGGATGCACCCTCTGAGAGAAGGACACTCGTGCTGAAAAGCTGTAATCCAACAAGAAGAGAGAGACGAGAAACTTTGCCCTAGggatagaagaagaaaaatctctgctcccagagataaaagaagagaatttttggttttatgcTAGAACAGCTCATCCATAAAATAGTGCCCCATAAGTTAACATGGCCCATGAAAGCAGCTTTGGGAAAACTGTAACTCATGGGAGGGACTTTCACACTGCaaacagattttcctttcctggctgctgatTTGCTGTGACACTGAAGCCACAAGAGAACTGCttcttgtggagaagtctccatgGCATGGCAAGAGAGACTCCACTCCCCTAGGTGGActgaaaaaagattattttagagGTGGCAAACTGACTGAAAGTTCCAGGGTTTGTCTCCTTATGTTGtctgtgggaaagaaaagagggtGTGGGGGGAGAAGTGTTTTGAAGGTTTGTtctgattttataattttttactttaattctgctaataaagttttctttatactATTTACAGTTTTGAGCCTGGTTTGCCCTCCCCCTCCTAATCCatatctcacagcaggaaatgagtaaataaataacttttagTGCATGCATGGGCATTTGGCCAGCATTAGACCCACTACACTGAGTCAAAGAGCAAATCTGCAACCATAAGAATAttgctttttgaatttttaactCATTAAAGATCACCAAATATAATTTATGGGGAAATCGCTTTCAGCAACAGGTAAATGACATAATAATAACAtagtaaataaatttttaaaacaaaaaaaacccacatagTAATAAAAATCaacctgcatttttaaaaataaaagaatggaTCATACCTGAATTTTAGTTCCCTGCTAAGTAGCAAACATGCTCCAAAATGTACCTCAACACGTCAGATAAAAAACACTGAACACAGCTTCTCCACTTTTCCtagaaggaataaaaaggaaatgtgaGTCCATTACTCTTCCCAACTCCCATGAGTTATAAGAAAGAAACCTGAAAAATGTTTGTGCTTGAAAGACAGGAATCTAATGCTCTGCTGCtctaaattttattaaaatgatcACACTTCCAGTGAAAGTTTTTCAAAGACTGCATCCTCTGCTTCCTGGATGTCACCTGAAGGACACTTCTGACTCACTTCTGTTTTCCAATAAACACCTCgctccaaaaaaccccagatttgGGTCAGTCAATTGTGGGAGCTGCAATGTTGGGAAACAACTGAATGTTGGTGATTAGCAAAGCTGGAAAGAAGCCTTAGACAAAGCACTGCTTCCCAGTTCTCCCAAAATTTGCCTTTCCTATCCTGAGTAAAAATCTTAATCCAGTCCATTATTTTGcactgaaattattaaaatattcccCAGAAATCAGTGGTCATGCTTGTTTTGGGGAGTGTAAATAACAAACCTCTATAAAGTCCCAATTCACAATGAATTTGGGAAGAGAGAGCTTGGGATACATTTGGAAGGAGAACAACAAATCTGTCACATTATTTCTGCagattataataaaaaaaatttacaatgCTACCATTTCAATAAGAATATTCCCCATTTTTAATAGGTACTCCAGGTGACCTACAGGAACTCAAGTTCAGAGTTCCAGACCACATTTAAATATCTTAATATTTGGATATCTTATATCCAAAGCTACTTACAGCTATTTGTTCATTTTTGGCATCCAGATGAGGATGTTCTTTCACATCTTACCTGAGTGTGCTCAATTCCCAGCATTAATTATCATCATTAAGTTAGTTCAGAACACATCTTTATGTATCTACCTACCTACCCTCTTCCAGGTGTCACCAGCCTCCTGTAGGCTTAAGTTAATTTGTGTTCCATTTGTTGGTGTCTCCTGCAATAAAACAAAGACATCAGGATATGAATTATAATATTAAAGATTTCTCTAATATTGAAGATATGAGGAGAAAAACAGGACAGTGTAACACAGAGTCCTGACCAGGCCAACTTTCCATTAATTATAATACgaaataacaatttaaaattaaaccatTCAAAACAACATCAAAGGTTTGTGTTATCAGAGGAGATCTCTGTGTGCCTTTGGGTAAGGCACTAAATCTTATttcagagaatcacaggatggtttgggttgggagggaccttaaatcccacccagtgccacccctgctatggcagggacacctccactgtcccaggtgctccaagccccagtgtccagcctggccttgggcactgccagggatccaggggcagccccagctgctctgggcacctctgccagggcctgcccaccctcacaggaaatTCCTCCCAGTATCCACACCCATTCTTCCCAATTCCATACCCATCTAACTCTGCTCTgtgtcagtttaaagccatttccccttgtcctgtcactccaggttTATTGGAATATGATCCCAATATTGCCAGGTGGAACCTGCCTGGGCTCAtccagcccttgctgcttgaccaaaggcagcagctgtggtgttttcacctcaCAGACACCtgtggctggctggatgctgcagctggcacttggaacaagtccaggcaagcaggaactcaggtttacctctggtggaaaggctttaggtgaggtgaagaggaaaaggagacggaTTCTGCCATagggtttaatccagagttttattccagggtcacagatctctgaatcttgtaacagctccaaGAGAATCCTGACTGCATGGTCCTGAGTCTTTTTAAgcttggggacagggggagggcAAGGGGTAGgtgtgccaccaaccaggtgggaggggggcagtctcaggggacaatgacacccAGACtggccaatgaccccagggctgaggggcatcttttgaacatCACCAACCAGACTgatgcccttgctggaatgttaagacTGAGggacagcacttagcaagggggcaagggggaggggaagggagaggttggcacacctgagggactgggaaaggtGAAACAGGATATTGCTTCACATCCCAACACAGGctcttgtaaatagtctctctccatctttcttttgTGTCCCTTCAtgtactggaaggccacaattaggtcacctCAAAGCCTTCTCtactccaggctgaacaaccccagttCTCTCACCTTTACTTGATTGCActgattgcttttaaaaaacatttaattttgaaagaaaattacataaaattcCATAATCAGGTTAGGGATCAACTGCATAAGACTTCCTTTCTCTACCTCATTGATTTATCCTGAGAACACTCATCCTTTTCTTTACACCAGTGTAGGGAAGTCACCACAATTTGAACATGACCCAAAGTTCCCATCTGTGTGCTCAAACACCTCTGTCATTTTATGTGGCATCTTTTAGAGCtacacagccagcagctctccttCTCAGGGGAGAATGACACACATCTGATCCTTGCTGTGTCACccctgcaaagcagaaaatgcaaTTCTAATTACCAGAAACTGAGCAGCCCAGCTCGCGTTTCACACACCAGGGATGGGCTGATCACACCAGGTGTTACCCGAGCTCTGCTGACACAACCAcacctcctccagctctgcaccaccaggagcagagcactggTTACTCATCTTCTACCCAGGCACAACTGCTGGACTGAACAAGGGTCACAGCACTGAGGTGAGCTAAGTTTGCTGTCTAAGAACAGCCAGGATGAAATATTCTGCCTAAATAATGCTGCTAAAGAAAGCAGTTCATAGAGTACACCCAGCAGTTTCACACACACAGTCAGAACTAATCCTGCAGTAATTATAAGAGCATAAAGTAGCCACGAGGACACCTATGCAGTAAGAACATAAATTTACTGTGAGCATATGTATGCACCCCACCTTCTTCTAAGGAACCCCGGGGAAGAAAGGGGGAGTGTTCTCTCTTCCATCTTTTCCATAGCAAATAAATGAAAGCAGGAAGGATCCCAATCTCCATCCAAGCCCTTCCCGCTCCTCCTGAAGGAGTTTGACCGTGGGGAGGGGAGTGAAGCACAGCGTCGGTGGCCACCGTGACCTGTGACCAACCCCGAACGCCCCCGCTCgctcccgctcctcctcctccagcccgAGCGAGACTGGGGAGGGACACGGGCACAGGAAACCTCCCAGAAACCCGCGTGTCCCGCTCCGGGCTCCTCGGGACAAGAGAGACGGAGCTTCTGGAGAGCATCCAGGGAAGCGCAGCAAAGATGctgaagggactggagcatctcgGTGCTcgggaaaggctgagggagctgaggctgctcagcctggagaggagccgCAGCTGGGAGGGcgctcagccctggctggcccccggtgtcccagcagggcccaggtTCTGCTCCGGGAGCCAGCAGTGGCACcagagccagggacagggactgaTGTACAGCAAGTTCCATCTCAACgaggaaaaacttctttactgtgaggtGACAGCGCTGGAATagactgcccagagagggtgCGGAGTCTCCCTCAGTGTAGATAGCCCAGAACCTGTGCGTGTGCTCGGGGATGGCCCcgcctgagcagggaggtggcccCGGATCGATTCCTTCCAACCTCACCCACTGATTCTGCGATTACAGTGACCCTGCGATTTCAGTAACTCTGTGATTCCTGCCATTCTGTAATTTCTGTGATCCCTCTCATTTCCGTGTCCCTCAGCCCCACACCAAGGCAGCAGCCTCGGGGCTGCGCCGCTGacccggccccgctcccggcgggGCAGCGCGGCCCTCCCCAAGCGCTATCCCCGGCCCGGCTCCATCACGGCACAGGGAAGCCctagaaggagaaggagggaggaaaagggaccgggaaagagagggaagggcaggaaagaAGCGGGAAGGGGAGGACAGGCAGCACTcaccgccgccgccccgcgccgctcccgcctcccgccgccgccatgTTTGTTGTGCCTCCCCCCGGCCGGCCCGGCCAGCCGGCCCCGCCCACCGCAGTCTCGCGAGACCCACGCGCGCCGGCGGGAGCGGAGGGGGGGCGTCGGTTCTGACGTCACGGGGGCGGTGGCCCTGACGTCACGGGGTGGGCGCCAAAAtggtggcggcggcgggagcTTGGCTGAGGGGCTGCGCTAAGGTGATGCCTCAGGGTGGGACAGCCATGAGGGGACAAGGGAAAGCGGCACCGCGGAAAGCGGCACCGCGGAAAGCGGCACCGCGGAAAGCGGCACCGCGGAAAGCGGCACCGCGGAAAGCGGCACCGCGGAAAGCGGCACCGCGGAAAGCGGCACCGCGGAAAGCGGCACCGCGGAAAGCGGCACCGcgtcctgctgggctgcagcacctcccCAGCCCGCCGCTGCTGCTGGGTGCGGGTCTCTGGCCGGGGCTGGACATGTCGgggtgcaggggcagctctgcGAGGCGTGAGGGTGGTGGGGAGCGTCCTTCTCTCCTTCTGCcctgtgggtttgtgtgtggGGCGGCGGGGTTGGGTTTGGCGCTAGGAAAAGTTCTGTAGGTCTTGTGTAATGGTTGTGGCAGCACCGGCCTGGCAGCGGAGGCGCTCTGGGGGCTCCTTTAGTTATAGAGCAGCAAAACCTCTCCcggagggtgctggcactgccgggaATGGCCCCgagagctccagcagccttgGCACCGCTCCAGAGATGCCCAGGGTGCGAActgtggggtgtgtgtgcagggccgggagctgcactgggtgatgctgtgggtcccttccaattcgGAATATTCTTGGTTTTGCTAAACGCACCTGAGGCACTGGAGCTGTGACCAAGACATGCAGAGACCCCAGGGTTTTGCCATGTGCGCCTTGGCTCTGCACGGTGAGAcgttctcctgcagctcctgggggtgtTGTGCCTCtagaaataaactgaaataaagaaaaccaaccCTGCAAGATTCCCACTGGGGAGCTTCTCTGCTGGGAAATAGGAGCTGTGTGGAAACCAGCTGGGATAGACACAGGAGTGGAAGTCACCAAGGCAAGCAAAGTGAGCTGAGGAAAACAttgctttgggggtttttctgtttatatCTTAATGATGCTGCCAGGTCCAGCATTAAAATATTGGTTTAGATagtaaaacaaacaaggaaaccAGGGCAACTGATCTTTTAAAGAGCTGAGGTGGAGGTAAGAATTgagataaacagaaaaatcaatgtTATCAGCAACCAGTTCTCAAAAGGCTGTGTTTAGTAGGGGAGGCAGTCTGAATCCTGTAGCAGCATAAATCACTAcctacagaagaaaagcaggaaaaaaggcagggaagcagcagccaaggaTTTAAGTAATGCACGTGCTCTTTAAATAACTGCCTGAAATTAGTGGTACTACATAGCctgtaagaaaagaaaggtgCACAATAATGTAGTGACTTGAttgtttatttagtttttaaatctaaatgttgaactaaaatataatttccaCACAGGGCTGTTATTCCTCTGGGGCAGCTGTGAGTTGTTGCTCTTTGTATGGGAGTTGCCAGCATTAATCCCATCTCTTGGATGCATCCCATTGGTGTTAAAACTCTTCAAGGTGACCTTTTTAGGAATTTTAGGAATATTCCTTTGCTCCTGCAAAGGAGCAAAGTGTCTCAAACAAGTACTGACCAAAGTGTGGTTGATAAATGCCTGAACCAGCTTGGAGAGGGCTTGGAGCACTCAGGGGTAGTGGAAGGTGATTCACCTTCCCAGTGATTAACCTTGTTTGTGCCACCATGGAGGAAAACACTCTTTTCTTTGTACTTGGGAATGAAGgggtggaaggagcaggaggttTGTGTGTGGTTTGCAGCCCAGTCAGTGCTCAGGAAGCAGCCCAGTGTTAAATACAAGTGTCCATGTGTATGCTCAGGTTTTTCCTTCTCAGCCCTGGCCAAGGACAGACTTGCACAGGTGAATGTTTGCACACCTGGGTGTCAGGTGACCCCAGCATAGCTGCATGTTCTGCAAATAATCCATTCCTGCCTGACTGCTCCCAGAACATGGGGTTTAATCTCTATTAAaacaatgttttctttatttagtgAAGACCCACAGTAACTCCATCATCATTTGAAAGTGTTGCAGCTACTGCTGACCGTCCAAATGTATTCATAAGTTAGCCCTGCTCACCAGTGGTTGTTTTGTCACCAGGGGTATTGAATGTGAATAAACACTGAATTTTCAcagcaatatttattttctctattgCCACCTCTGactgtttgttgttgttgggttttattttatgcaCAGCTGTTTGTGCCAAAATCAGAATTTCCTTATCACAGCAGACTTTTGCTCCTTGTCTCCACAAGAGTTCATGGATGTGTTTTCCATCAGTTCTTCAGCCAGGAAGATGACAAGTGTTGAAAGCCAACATGAAAGAGGAGGAATTATTAGAAGGATCAAAGGAATTTTTTACTTCCTGACCCCCagatttctgctggttttggagGAATGCTGCTGCCACAGTGTGCATTGTGGGCTTGCCCTGTGTTCTGTGAGCTGAGCAGGCGCCTGCTTGGGGCACAGCCAGTCTGTTCCTCACTCTGGGGGTCACAGTCACCCAAAAACCTGTGTTGGCAGATGTGTTTTTATATCCTCCATGGCCCAGCTGTGTCTCTCCTGGGGGTTTCTGTCAGCCCTTGTCCTGGTGGGACATTTGTGTCTCCACACTTTGGACTGACAAGGCAGAAGTGCCAGAAATCTGGAGCAGAGATCAGCCCCAGAGTGGctttggggagctgggggagcagaaCAGAACCATTGTTCTGTCATTTCTGGGACACAGACaaactgtgctgcttttcaggAATATGTTTTAGCTACTGCTGGCCCATTATTTTTTGAGCCAGATCCTTTATGCCAACTTCCTTTAAACTCCTAAGGAATTATTCTGTGTTTGGAAAGCAGATTGGCCTTCATACCAAACTTGCCTTTCTAAAGTCAGCTGTGAGGTAATTGAGTCTTTGAATACAAAAGTTTTTAGGTCTCTGAGGGACAAAGCTGTCACATTATCTATGTCCTGATAATCACTGAGTGTAGCTTCCTCCCAAAAGCCCCTGTTCTGTTCATTTTTGTGACTTCTGCTACATTTAATACTATTCCCCACAGTAAAAtgctcagcctctgctcttTTGATTGGAGAGCCAGTGCTTCTTGAAATCATTGTTATATATTGTGGACAGATGGGGAACATAAGCATGAATCACTTTGTTTTAGTTCCTTcccatgcttttaaaataaatcaaccAAATAAGACACATTAATTATTAGTTACACTATCAGCATACTGCCTGTGGGATTTTAACTGTGTGGAAATTAACTGTACAGAAGCATTCAAATGCCAGGGCTTTGTCTACAAAATGTGTGCTCATTCTGAAAATCATTAAGTGATGGATAAGAATTTAGTCTGAATACAGAAATCCACAGTGCAGTTAAAAGTTAGGCCCTTTCACAGCAAAATGCCAATAATCCACATGAGGGGCTGTCAGATTGCTTTAGAAACAAGAATTGCTGGTCCCTAGAAAAGCAGGGAGAAAGCTCAAGTCATTGCatgtgtatttttcatttactctTATCATTCTTGTTAATGAAAGTATTAATTCTATTGAAATACACACTCACTACTCTGAATATTGCAGTAGACTTGCAAAATCATCTATCAAAATAAATACTACCAGCAGGGTTTATTAGCTGTAAACACTAAAATTGACTTAAAAATTCTTGTGAATACTTTGTAGAATAACCTTGTGTTAGTaaatttccagaaagaaaaatgtttcatattaaaagaaaagtaattaaagGATATTTTCTTTTAGGACACAGGGGAGGGGAAGGTTATATTTTCTCAAAAGCTTTCAAGCTGAATATTAGATGTAAGTTATATTTCCTCATACTTTACTGAATAAAAGCACTGGGTTAAGTTATATGTGGTTGTCTGCATACAGATCTAACTGTTTGCATGTTCTGTGTTTGTTGCCAGCAGCTGAGAAGACACATGCCAGCACACCTGGCTCCTTGGAGGGTTTCTCCCTGTGCTTTTAGATCCTCCAAATCAGAACTCAAGCCAAATGTAGCCAGTGATGGACTTGCCTGTGCTCCACTTCAAACATTCACTGAAGAGGAGGCCATGCTGAAAGACATGGGTAGCTATCATCTCTGCagttaaaattcagaaatgtttcAAGTAGAAGGGAtatttttacttaaaatttcattttcattatttatttctagtCAAATGTTGAGATATTTTGGGGGAGTTGTGTTTTATGCCTGATGTTGCTTGGGCTACTTTTTCTTCTGACAGGCATAACCTGTCAGAAGTGCCACATTCCTGTTGTATTGATCCCCAAGGAGactgttaatttatttatttatggaaCATTTGCATGTTTTCTCTCTTATCTTCATTGCAGTGACCAAATTTGCCCAGGAACGAGTTGCACCATTCGTGCAAAAAATGGATGAGAATGCGAAAATGGAAGATTCCATCGTACAGGGATTGTTTGAACAAGGGGTCTGCACACCTTTACCTAACCTTTTATTTGGAAAGTAACAGCATTTTATGTATCTCTAACTGTGCCTTCTTCAGATTTATAGATTAAAAGATTGAGGGATGTAATTCCAATGAACTGATGAATCATTAAAAATTTTGGAGTTGTCAATCACATGACAGCTTTCTTTACAGCATTATCACTCTCCATCTTTTACTGTAAttctttttccatcttcccCATACCACATACTTCACCTTATCTTTTAGTTCCTTGTCTTCCCtccctcaattttttttaattggatgCTGGAAAGGCCATGACTCCAAGTGTTGATGGAGAAGAGAACCAATATTCCTCTGTGCCTTACTGGGCAGCCATGAGGACTTAACATTGCCAAAATCCTGGTATTTATTCCTTGATTCAATTTTAGCCTTTCCAGCTACCAGCGTCAACAAATTTATACATTTGCACCTTTTCCATTTCAGCTGATGAGTATTGAGCTTGGGGAAGAATATGGAGGAACTGgagcttcatttttttcaatCATATTGGCAGTGGAAGAATTGGCCAAAGTTGATCCAGCTGTGGCTCTTGTGTGTGAACTCCAAAACACTCTAACAAATAAGTTGTTTACCACCTATGgaacagaagaacagaagagAACTTACCTGCCCAGGGTGTCCAAAGATACAGTGAGTCAAAGTCTTACTTGACTTAGCTATTGAAATTATATTATTGTTTAGTAATGTtagtggggattttttttttcagtggctAATGTGtgtctgcagctctggaaaatgTGTGTGAACTTTGAAACACTGGTTAGAGCTGAGATCTGTGGTGATATAGATACATCCTGTCATCAGTAGCTGAGAGGTAAAAGTGGAAAGGCACTTATtagtttcattaaaatttaatttactgtGGAAAAGAACTGTAAAGCAGTTGACTTTGAGAGATGTGTCATTATACAGTGTTTCTATTCTTAATCTTCATAGCTGAAACTCAGTTACTTTAATGCAATAGGTTAAAATGTTTGAATTTAAGAGACTTGAACTGGCTTATAAGTATTTTCCTTATAggatttatttatatttgtggAAATTAAATTggctttttcccttcccttggcAGTTAGGGAGTTTCTGTCTGTCAGAGGCTGGGTCTGGCAGTGATGCTTTTTCCTTGAAGACTCGAGCTGAAAAGAAGGGAGACTACTACATTATCAATGGCTCAAAGATGTGGATTAGCTTGGCAGAAGATGCAGGAGTTTTCTTTGTCATGGCAAATACAGACCCATCCTTAGTAAGTTGCTACAGAATTCTTGCATTTCAGTGACAGCTGCTGATACATGAAACTGTGGATTTTATACTGATAATCTGATGTTAGAGGTTAATACTCTGTGCACCTTTTCCTAGCTGACTgcaaacctttaaaaatatttcccaacAAAACTTGAGAACTTGATGAGCAATTTAATAAGTTCCTCCAgccagggaaaataaaaatgtcaggaTCATGGTTGCTTAGATGAAGAGCACAACACTGGTGGTGTTCTGAGTAACAGGACTCAGTCTTAcatttttccagcctttctgaCTTAGCTGACAGCTTCCTGTTGTTAAAAGGCAAAATGGAAAgctaaaaagtattttatagtAAAATATGTCCAGTGAAAAATTACATAGCTGAATATGCTAGTATCAGGTTTGTGCCCAGTCTGGGTGTAGGTAGTAGATTTTGAGGGATATT
The nucleotide sequence above comes from Molothrus ater isolate BHLD 08-10-18 breed brown headed cowbird chromosome 8, BPBGC_Mater_1.1, whole genome shotgun sequence. Encoded proteins:
- the ACADSB gene encoding short/branched chain specific acyl-CoA dehydrogenase, mitochondrial isoform X1 — its product is MVAAAGAWLRGCAKLRRHMPAHLAPWRVSPCAFRSSKSELKPNVASDGLACAPLQTFTEEEAMLKDMVTKFAQERVAPFVQKMDENAKMEDSIVQGLFEQGLMSIELGEEYGGTGASFFSIILAVEELAKVDPAVALVCELQNTLTNKLFTTYGTEEQKRTYLPRVSKDTLGSFCLSEAGSGSDAFSLKTRAEKKGDYYIINGSKMWISLAEDAGVFFVMANTDPSLGYRGITCFVVDRNTEGLHVGKKEDKLGIRACSTCPVTLDNVKVPESNILGQVGQGYKYAIGMLNTGRIGIAAQMLGLAQGCFDRTVPYTKERVQFGKSVFDFQGMQHQIAQVATQLEAARLLTYNAARLAETGRPAIKEASMAKYFTAEVATLTTSKCIEWMGGVGFTKNFPIEKYYRDCKIGTIYEGTSNIQLSTIAKFLAQEY
- the ACADSB gene encoding short/branched chain specific acyl-CoA dehydrogenase, mitochondrial isoform X2; the encoded protein is MPAHLAPWRVSPCAFRSSKSELKPNVASDGLACAPLQTFTEEEAMLKDMVTKFAQERVAPFVQKMDENAKMEDSIVQGLFEQGLMSIELGEEYGGTGASFFSIILAVEELAKVDPAVALVCELQNTLTNKLFTTYGTEEQKRTYLPRVSKDTLGSFCLSEAGSGSDAFSLKTRAEKKGDYYIINGSKMWISLAEDAGVFFVMANTDPSLGYRGITCFVVDRNTEGLHVGKKEDKLGIRACSTCPVTLDNVKVPESNILGQVGQGYKYAIGMLNTGRIGIAAQMLGLAQGCFDRTVPYTKERVQFGKSVFDFQGMQHQIAQVATQLEAARLLTYNAARLAETGRPAIKEASMAKYFTAEVATLTTSKCIEWMGGVGFTKNFPIEKYYRDCKIGTIYEGTSNIQLSTIAKFLAQEY